Proteins from one Mobula birostris isolate sMobBir1 chromosome 10, sMobBir1.hap1, whole genome shotgun sequence genomic window:
- the LOC140204147 gene encoding mitochondrial fission factor-like isoform X1 — MTEQIASSDLIDCSPVSCDLNFMEAISQKMRIPNRLKVTEELGDEEKAEDIQLSTLHMQIPERISMGETEMQDIGARPYLHSWFHNNPVNIDPPSLSVSPQLMFGTSQAMNVDRSESPLQMIASQNSSRSRTLSENEFCLSSLPRRQRKLNHRSNVPKPSFLSPGSGQAIFSFHNVCNVLSYAGRKLFEYLTESVCQKTGSRNRFHNQPLSGSIYSDVTNQTRNQSMAPDYTIPEGVLENFSVMEIVTLRRQLNKLNRRLQLLEQESRDHARKEFVLYSIIFAACFVNSWLWLRK, encoded by the exons ATGACAGAACAAATAGCATCTTCGGATTTGATAGACTGCAGCCCTGTATCTTGTGATCTGAATTTCATGGAGGCTATCAGTCAGAAAATGAGAATTCCTAATAGACTGAAAGTGACCGAAGAgctgggagatgaagagaaagcAGAAGATATTCAGCTATCAACATTACACATGCAGATTCCTGAAAGAATATCAATGGGAG AAACAGAAATGCAGGATATTGGAGCAAGGCCGTATTTGCATAGTTGGTTCCACAATAATCCTGTGAATATAGATCCTCCATCTCTTAGCGTCTCTCCTCAATTAATGTTTGGAACCTCCCAGGCTATGAATGTGGATAGATCCGAGAGTCCACTCCAG ATGATTGCCTCCCAGAATTCCAGTAGATCACGAACATTAAGTGAGAATGAATTCTGTCTATCAAGTCTGCCCAGAAGACAGAGGAAATT GAATCATCGCTCCAATGTTCCAAAGCCTTCCTTCCTTTCACCTGGATCTGGCCAGGCAATATTTTCATTTCATAATGTGTGCAATGTATTAAGTTATGCTGGACGCAAATTGTTCGAGTATTTAACGGAATCAGTCTGTCAAAAAACGGGAAGCAG AAATCGGTTCCATAATCAGCCCCTTTCTGGCAGCATATACTCAGATGTGACTAATCAAACGAGGAATCAAAG catGGCCCCTGATTACACTATACCTGAAGGTGTGCTTGAAAATTTCAGTGTAATGGAAATTGTAACCCTCCGACGACAG TTGAACAAGTTGAATCGCCGCCTACAATTATTAGAACAGGAGAGTCGGGACCATGCTCGGAAAGAATTTGTTCTCTATTCCATCATTTTTGCAGCCTGTTTTGTCAACAGTTGGCTTTGGCTGAGGAAGTGA
- the LOC140204147 gene encoding mitochondrial fission factor-like isoform X2 produces MTEQIASSDLIDCSPVSCDLNFMEAISQKMRIPNRLKVTEELGDEEKAEDIQLSTLHMQIPERISMGETEMQDIGARPYLHSWFHNNPVNIDPPSLSVSPQLMFGTSQAMNVDRSESPLQMIASQNSSRSRTLSENEFCLSSLPRRQRKLNRFHNQPLSGSIYSDVTNQTRNQSMAPDYTIPEGVLENFSVMEIVTLRRQLNKLNRRLQLLEQESRDHARKEFVLYSIIFAACFVNSWLWLRK; encoded by the exons ATGACAGAACAAATAGCATCTTCGGATTTGATAGACTGCAGCCCTGTATCTTGTGATCTGAATTTCATGGAGGCTATCAGTCAGAAAATGAGAATTCCTAATAGACTGAAAGTGACCGAAGAgctgggagatgaagagaaagcAGAAGATATTCAGCTATCAACATTACACATGCAGATTCCTGAAAGAATATCAATGGGAG AAACAGAAATGCAGGATATTGGAGCAAGGCCGTATTTGCATAGTTGGTTCCACAATAATCCTGTGAATATAGATCCTCCATCTCTTAGCGTCTCTCCTCAATTAATGTTTGGAACCTCCCAGGCTATGAATGTGGATAGATCCGAGAGTCCACTCCAG ATGATTGCCTCCCAGAATTCCAGTAGATCACGAACATTAAGTGAGAATGAATTCTGTCTATCAAGTCTGCCCAGAAGACAGAGGAAATT AAATCGGTTCCATAATCAGCCCCTTTCTGGCAGCATATACTCAGATGTGACTAATCAAACGAGGAATCAAAG catGGCCCCTGATTACACTATACCTGAAGGTGTGCTTGAAAATTTCAGTGTAATGGAAATTGTAACCCTCCGACGACAG TTGAACAAGTTGAATCGCCGCCTACAATTATTAGAACAGGAGAGTCGGGACCATGCTCGGAAAGAATTTGTTCTCTATTCCATCATTTTTGCAGCCTGTTTTGTCAACAGTTGGCTTTGGCTGAGGAAGTGA